The Glandiceps talaboti chromosome 19, keGlaTala1.1, whole genome shotgun sequence genome contains a region encoding:
- the LOC144449986 gene encoding angiotensin-converting enzyme-like, giving the protein MTDYNSNVMINKSIKASEFDLEARARVAQYNWADFEYDTQRQLEKIYSIGSSALEGEELLRYNEILSEMETIYSTATVCEPEDSTTCYPLDPDLSAIMASSRDYNELTWAWEGWRQSTGAESDMKDLYEEFVVLANKAAEENSEPDMGAYWRSWYEVDDLEADVMALWEDLRPMYEQLHAFVRGRLAKHYGREYVNPKGAIPAHLLGNMWAQQWNNILDLTTPYPEKPTIDVTDEMVEQGYDAHYMFNVSEEFFVSLGLIPSPPEFWEESMITRPDDGRDVVCHASAWDFSNRKDFRIKMCTVVTMQDLLTIHHEMGHIQYYLQYKHLPVIYRGGANPGFHEAVGDVLALSVCTPEHLYEIGLLDEVSDDEETDINFLMSMALEKIAFLPFGLLMDLWRWEVFDGTITKENYNERWWQLRTEYQGVVPPVSRSDFDGDFDPGSKYHIPANTPYIRYFVSFVIQFQFHEALCNAAGNTRPLHRCDIYRSKDAGQLLSDMLSLGESLPWPDAMEKITGNREMSVEPLKKYFQPLTEWLENMNEMEGNIVGWDPHWRPPSDEWTAPYCTENDGREDCDQICTDLGYDYTCSCNIGYVLGEDMKSCMDINECAVNDGRGPCERFCDNTDGGFKCSCLDGEVLMEDGVNCEGDTTDDEDLAEDFLHHYNVMAQDVYFDQVSREWDYNTDVANPEKQDLMLEQSLVTSAFELEARENATVFDRTDFTADNNRQLEKLLYIGKSALEDEEELEKYNQLQAEMETIYSTAKVCEMDDESTCYPLEPDLVDLMATERDYERLVWAWQGWRDVTGPYMKDSYTEFVGLSNKAAEANDQSDMGAYWRSWYEVDNLEADVMELWNEIRPLYWELHAYVRRKLSGQYGDDYVSLDGAIPAHLLGNMWAQSWGNILDLVTPYPDKPTIDVTDALQEQGYNATAIFKLTDDFFIDLGMIKVPDSFWTDSMLEKPDDRDVVCHASAWDFYNGKDFRVKQCTEPNMDHLITAHHEMGHIQYFLQYKDQPVVYRDGANPGFHEAVGDVMALSVQTPEHLYKIGLLDELDVDDEETDINFLMSMALEKVAFLPFGLIIDLWRWRVFSEDYSPEEYNKKWWDLRLEYQGVVPPVERFDLDFDPGAKYHVPANVPYIRYFVSHVIQFQFHKALCEAAKVVPGKKLHRCDIDGSHDAGKLLSDMLMKGSSQPWPEAMLAVANTTEMDAGPLFEYFEPLYVWLKEQNSKYDTTPGWDKSWRPLGYESSAANYPLSGVFLSVCLLISTLIGLRN; this is encoded by the exons ATAAACAAAAGTATCAAAGCATCAGAGTTCGATCTTGAAGCTCGTGCTCGAGTCGCTCAGTATAACTGGGCAGACTTTGAATATGATACACAGCGCCaacttgaaaaaatatattccaTTGGTTCTTCAGCCCTCGAAGGTGAAGAGCTACTCAGG TATAATGAAATTCTATCTGAAATGGAGACTATATATTCAACAGCAACAGTGTGTGAGCCAGAGGATAGCACAACGTGTTACCCACTTGATCCAG aTCTGTCGGCCATCATGGCTAGTAGTAGAGACTACAATGAATTGACCTGGGCCTGGGAAGGCTGGAGACAATCAACAGGAGCCGAGTCTGATATGAAAGACTTATACGAAGAATTTGTTGTACTTGCTAACAAAGCTGCCGAAGAAAACT CTGAACCAGACATGGGTGCTTATTGGAGGTCCTGGTACGAGGTTGATGACCTGGAAGCTGACGTCATGGCACTCTGGGAAGATCTACGTCCAATGTATGAACAACTTCACGCTTTTGTGAGAGGACGTTTGGCTAAACATTACGGACGGGAATATGTGAACCCCAAAGGAGCTATCCCGGCCCATCTCCTGG GCAACATGTGGGCTCAACAGTGGAACAATATATTGGATTTGACTACACCTTACCCTGAAAAACCAACCATTGACGTCACTGATGAAATGGTAGAACAG GGATATGATGCTCATTATATGTTCAACGTCTCAGAAGAGTTTTTCGTCTCCCTGGGACTGATACCGTCACCACCTGAGTTCTGGGAGGAGTCTATGATAACCAGACCAGACGATGGTAGAGACGTTGTTTGCCATGCTTCTGCCTGGGATTTTTCAAACAGGAAAGATTTCAG gataaaAATGTGTACTGTAGTCACCATGCAAGACTTATTAACCATACATCACGAGATGGGTCACATCCAATATTATCTACAATACAAACATCTACCCGTTATCTACCGTGGGGGCGCTAATCCAGGCTTCCACGAAGCAGTAGGTGACGTTCTAGCTTTATCTGTGTGCACACCTGAACATCTGTACGAAATTGGTCTTTTGGATGAAGTCAGCGACGATGAAG AGACCGACATCAACTTCTTAATGAGTATGGCTTTAGAGAAGATTGCCTTCCTTCCGTTTGGTTTGTTGATGGATCTATGGCGATGGGAAGTATTTGATGGGACAATCACAAAGGAGAACTATAATGAAAGATGGTGGCAGTTGAGAACAGAATATCAAGGAGTGGTTCCCCCTGTATCAAGAAGCGACTTTGATGGAGATTTCGATCCTGGTTCCAAGTATCATATCCCTGCTAATACACCTTATATCAG ATATTTCGTCAGCTTCGTCATCCAATTTCAATTCCACGAGGCTCTATGTAATGCGGCGGGAAATACAAGACCGCTTCATCGATGTGACATTTACCGCTCTAAAGACGCGGGTCAGCTTCTCAG CGATATGTTGTCCCTTGGAGAGAGTTTACCTTGGCCAGATGCGATGGAAAAAATAACTGGAAATCGAGAAATGAGTGTTGAACcactgaagaaatatttccAACCATTGACTGAGTGGTTGGAGAACATGAATGAAATGGAAGGCAATATAGTTGGCTGGGATCCACATTGGCGTCCCCCATCTGACGAATGGACTGCTCCAT ATTGCACTGAAAATGACGGTAGGGAGGATTGCGACCAAATCTGCACAGATCTGGGCTACGACTATACGTGCTCTTGTAATATAGGATATGTCCTTGGCGAAGACATGAAAAGTTGTATGG ATATCAACGAGTGTGCTGTGAACGACGGTAGAGGGCCATGTGAGAGATTTTGTGACAATACCGATGGTGGATTCAAATGTTCATGTCTAGATGGGGAAGTACTCATGGAAGATGGCGTCAATT gtgagGGAGACACAACCGATGATGAAGACCTCGCAGAAGATTTTCTACACCACTACAATGTGATGGCACAAGATGTTTATTTTGATCAAGTTTCACGAGAATGGGATTATAACACAGATGTTGCTAATCCAGAGAAACAAGATTTGATG CTTGAACAGAGTTTGGTGACGTCAGCCTTTGAGCTTGAGGCCAGAGAAAACGCAACCGTGTTCGATCGAACAGATTTTACTGCTGATAACAATCGTCAGCTGGAGAAGCTATTGTACATTGGAAAGTCTGCGTTGGAAGACGAAGAAGAATTAGAAAAG tacAATCAATTGCAAGCAGAGATGGAAACTATTTACTCCACTGCCAAAGTTTGTGAAATGGATGACGAAAGCACGTGTTATCCCCTTGAACCAG atttGGTTGATTTAATGGCGACTGAGAGAGACTACGAGAGGTTAGTTTGGGCGTGGCAGGGATGGAGAGATGTAACAGGTCCCTATATGAAAGACAGTTATACTGAATTCGTGGGTTTGTCAAACAAGGCAGCCGAAGCTAATG atcaGAGTGACATGGGAGCATACTGGAGGTCTTGGTACGAGGTTGATAACTTAGAAGCAGACGTCATGGAACTTTGGAATGAAATCAGACCACTGTACTGGGAATTACATGCCTATGTAAGAAGAAAGCTTAGTGGACAATATGGTGATGACTACGTTAGCTTAGATGGTGCTATCCCAGCACATTTATTGG GTAACATGTGGGCCCAGTCTTGGGGTAACATATTAGACTTAGTAACACCTTATCCAGACAAACCAACTATTGACGTCACGGATGCTTTGCAGGAACAG GGTTATAACGCAACAGCCATTTTTAAATTGACGGATGATTTCTTTATTGATTTGGGTATGATAAAAGTACCAGACTCGTTTTGGACAGATTCTATGCTGGAAAAACCTGATGACCGAGATGTCGTCTGCCATGCATCGGCCTGGGACTTCTATAACGGCAAAGACTTCAG AGTAAAACAATGTACAGAGCCAAACATGGACCACTTGATTACTGCACATCATGAAATGGGACATATCCAGTACTTCTTGCAATACAAAGACCAGCCTGTTGTTTATCGTGATGGCGCTAACCCAGGATTCCATGAGGCTGTTGGTGACGTCATGGCCCTCTCTGTTCAAACCCCAGAACATTTATACAAGATTGGTTTGTTAGATGAATTGGATGTAGATGACGAAG AAACTGATATTAATTTCTTGATGAGTATGGCCTTAGAGAAAGTAGCATTTTTGCCTTTTGGATTGATTATTGATCTTTGGAGATGGAGAGTATTTTCTGAAGACTATAGTCCGGAGGAATATAACAAAAAGTGGTGGGATTTGAG ACTTGAATACCAAGGTGTTGTACCACCAGTTGAACGCTTTGACTTGGATTTCGATCCTGGTGCGAAGTATCACGTACCAGCCAATGTTCCCTACATCAG ATATTTTGTGAGCCACGTCATACAATTCCAATTTCACAAAGCGCTTTGTGAGGCTGCAAAAGTTGTGCCTGGTAAGAAATTACATCGTTGTGATATTGATGGGTCCCATGATGCTGGTAAATTACTAAG CGATATGCTAATGAAGGGCTCAAGTCAGCCATGGCCGGAAGCTATGCTAGCTGTCGCTAACACAACCGAAATGGATGCTGGTCCACTATTTGAATATTTCGAACCACTGTATGTGTGGCTGAAGGAACAAAACAGCAAATATGACACCACTCCAGGCTGGGACAAGTCTTGGCGCCCTCTAG GTTATGAGTCTTCCGCAGCCAATTACCCTCTATCAGGAGTatttttatctgtttgtttgttgattagCACACTAATTGGACTAAGGAACTAG